In one Dama dama isolate Ldn47 chromosome 5, ASM3311817v1, whole genome shotgun sequence genomic region, the following are encoded:
- the LOC133055827 gene encoding histone-lysine N-methyltransferase SUV39H2-like, with product MEYYLVKWKGWPDSTNTWEPLQNLKCPLLLQQFSNDKHNYLSQVKKGKAITFKENHRALKPAVAEYIVKKAKQRIALQRWQDELNRRKTHKGMIFVENTVDLEGPPSDFYYINEYKPAPGISLVNEATIGCSCRDCFFEKCCPAEAGVLLAYNKNQQIKIPPGTPIYECNSRCQCGPDCPNRIVQKGTQYSLCIFQMSNGCGWGVKTLVKIKRMSFVVEYVGEVITSEEAERRGQLYDNKGITYLFDLDYESDEFTVDAARYGNVSHFVNHSCDPNLQVFNVFIDNLDTRLPRIALFSTRTINAGEELTFDYQMKGSGDVSSDSIDHSPAKKRARTVCKCGAVTCRGYLN from the coding sequence ATGGAATATTATCTTGTAAAATGGAAAGGATGGCCAGATTCTACAAATACTTGGGAACCTTTGCAAAATCTCAAGTGCCCATTACTACTTCAGCAGTTCTCTAATGACAAGCATAATTATTTATCTCAGGTAAAGAAAGGCAAAGCAATAACTTTCAAAGAAAATCACAGAGCCTTGAAACCTGCTGTTGCTGAATACATTGTGAAGAAGGCTAAGCAAAGGATAGCCCTGCAGAGGTGGCAGGATGAACTCAACAGAAGGAAGACTCACAAAGGAATGATTTTTGTCGAAAATACTGTGGACTTAGAGGGGCCCCCTTCAGACTTCTACTACATTAATGAATACAAACCAGCTCCTGGAATCAGCTTAGTAAATGAAGCTACCATTGGTTGTTCATGCAGAGAttgcttctttgaaaaatgttgtCCTGCTGAAGCTGGAGTTCTTTTGGCTTAtaataaaaatcaacaaattaaaaTCCCACCTGGCACCCCCATTTACGAGTGCAACTCGAGGTGTCAGTGTGGGCCCGATTGTCCCAACAGGATCGTACAGAAGGGCACACAGTATTCCCTTTGCATCTTTCAAATGAGCAATGGCTGTGGCTGGGGCGTAAAAACCcttgtgaagattaaaagaaTGAGTTTTGTCGTGGAATATGTTGGAGAGGTAATCACCAGTGAGGAAGCTGAGAGACGTGGGCAGTTGTATGACAACAAAGGAATCACATATCTCTTTGATCTGGACTATGAATCTGATGAATTCACAGTGGATGCAGCTCGATACGGAAATGTGTCTCATTTTGTGAATCACAGTTGTGACCCAAACCTTCAGGTGTTCAATGTTTTCATTGATAACCTCGATACCCGTCTTCCCCGAATAGCATTATTTTCAACGAGAACTATCAATGCTGGAGAAGAGCTCACTTTTGATTATCAAATGAAAGGTTCTGGAGATGTATCTTCAGATTCTATTGACCACAGCCCAGCCAAAAAGAGAGCCAGAACTGTGTGCAAATGTGGAGCTGTGACTTGCAGAGGTTACCTCAACTGA